In Acidobacteriota bacterium, the following are encoded in one genomic region:
- a CDS encoding methyltransferase domain-containing protein → MKGTRQIRELSEGLRTAFDGSNVAHRVQDFEGWTDRVSDEDSAGGYDHTRTVGEYYDLCTEFMVWGWGESLHFAPLFPRESLEDSKIRHQKSMISKLELRPGMTVVDVGCGIGGPMRRVARESGVRVVGINLSEVQCNTARRLNAAAGLADQTDCLRCSFMDMSAIADQTFDRGYAIESTCHAPDKAGAFAEIYRVLKPGALFWGQEMCMTDLYDPGRDLHRAIKRELRHGIALKDIATCGEVNRALETAGFEVVEGEDLAARQRGPGTSWYQPMDTRRGLPGGAFRRIPIGRKATRWGIRMAEFFGVFPKGSAEVVALLDRTANAYVAGGRAGIFTPLYCFLARRPLSG, encoded by the coding sequence ATGAAGGGCACCAGACAAATCCGCGAACTATCCGAGGGGTTGAGAACCGCGTTCGACGGCTCGAACGTCGCGCACCGAGTGCAGGACTTCGAGGGATGGACCGACCGGGTGTCCGACGAGGATTCCGCCGGGGGGTACGACCACACGCGGACCGTCGGGGAGTACTACGACCTTTGTACCGAGTTCATGGTCTGGGGTTGGGGAGAATCCCTGCACTTCGCGCCGCTGTTTCCTCGCGAAAGCCTGGAGGACTCCAAGATCCGGCACCAGAAATCCATGATCTCGAAGCTCGAACTGCGTCCGGGCATGACGGTCGTGGATGTCGGCTGTGGGATCGGCGGTCCGATGCGCCGGGTTGCCCGCGAGTCCGGTGTCCGTGTTGTCGGGATCAACCTCAGTGAAGTCCAGTGCAACACCGCCCGGCGGTTGAATGCCGCCGCGGGGCTCGCTGACCAGACCGACTGCCTCCGGTGCAGTTTCATGGACATGAGCGCGATCGCGGATCAGACCTTCGACCGGGGCTACGCGATCGAGTCAACCTGCCATGCGCCCGACAAGGCTGGCGCGTTCGCCGAAATCTACCGGGTCCTGAAGCCCGGCGCCCTCTTCTGGGGTCAGGAAATGTGCATGACCGACCTGTACGACCCTGGGCGCGACCTGCACCGCGCCATCAAGCGGGAGCTCAGGCACGGCATCGCACTCAAGGACATTGCGACGTGCGGGGAGGTGAACCGGGCGCTCGAAACCGCGGGATTCGAAGTCGTGGAGGGTGAAGACCTCGCCGCCCGGCAGCGCGGCCCGGGCACATCGTGGTATCAGCCCATGGACACCCGGCGCGGGCTGCCGGGCGGCGCCTTCCGCCGGATTCCGATAGGCCGCAAGGCGACGCGGTGGGGAATCAGGATGGCCGAGTTCTTCGGTGTGTTCCCGAAGGGCTCGGCGGAGGTGGTCGCGCTGCTGGATCGGACCGCAAATGCCTATGTCGCGGGGGGCAGGGCAGGGATCTTCACGCCGCTCTACTGTTTCCTGGCGCGCCGGCCGCTGTCGGGTTAG
- a CDS encoding efflux RND transporter permease subunit, with translation MSPNRGDHAEPGGPIAYMASNGVASNLLMFGILAVGLVSLTGLEQEAWPTVPFNQFEISVALPGATPEEVEEAIVVKIEDEVRGLADVKTVRSVAAPGMASVRVEFDSGTDMGAKRDEVESAVGRIQTFPGAAERPQIREMTNAQSMMRLVLYGDVPERSLKELAYRIEDDLASLPDVSQVETSGVRNYEISIEVPLQRLRALGLTLTDVASTIRRGSLDLSAGSINTERSEVRVRTLGQSYDQQDFENIVILGREDGTVVRLGDIAEVRDGFEDSGLLVRHEGRPAVFVEVSRADGERVMDVASAVRDYVANELTPALPDGVGINIWSDDSSIFVERGLLLLKNGALGLLLVLLALGLFLEIRLAFWVAVGLGVSAIGALAAMMMFDIPLHEVSLFAFVLAIGIVVDDAIVVSEHIHLERMRGTPGVVAAIRGARRIKVPLIFAVLTTVVAFLPLLFIPAGFGEVWKALPIVVIATLLISLAESLLVLPNHLSHHVHGPDWAPTTRGERFVNRIRSRVDSLLHRFVQGPLDRGIQFATDWPGVTVSAAVALLVVSVSLIPAGIVRSTFATEVEGDFAIATLEMPDGTTAPQTYAVAQELESAGRRAVERLSEGRPADAPPLLSGVTVVVGQRSRIETGGLNPSPTLNPETNIATIEFKLLSAQQRRITSGEVVQAWREEVGVLPQVRAVTFISEIYTLGNPVEAALSHPDPERLTAMANSAVADLGGVGGVFDIRSDHTPGIPEVQVGLLPDARTLGLTLDDLAWQTRAAFFGAEAVRVQRGREEVRVYVRLPEEQRNSITDVERYWLRTPTGADVPVSRVASLSSGTSPPAIRRQDGQRIVTVTADVDASVVSAATANDILENTILAELIDENPELTYTFGGEQQQQLDSLGGLYRGFAIALLMIFALLAIPLRSYTKPFIIMAIIPFGFIGVILGHWALGVALSAESFVGIFGLAGVVVNDSLVMIDFTDQKLREDIPGRTAIIEGAKGRFRPIMLTSLTTFLGFTPLILEDAIQAQFFVPFSASIGCGILFTTVIVMFLVPALSSLHLRLTSTRQELARNAST, from the coding sequence ATGAGCCCCAACCGAGGCGACCACGCCGAACCCGGTGGACCGATCGCCTACATGGCGAGCAACGGCGTCGCGTCCAATCTGTTGATGTTCGGCATCCTCGCGGTGGGCCTCGTGTCGCTGACCGGCCTCGAGCAGGAAGCGTGGCCCACGGTGCCCTTCAACCAGTTCGAAATCTCCGTGGCGCTCCCCGGAGCAACCCCCGAAGAGGTGGAGGAGGCCATCGTCGTCAAGATCGAGGATGAGGTCCGGGGACTGGCCGACGTGAAGACGGTCCGCTCCGTAGCGGCCCCGGGAATGGCGTCCGTCAGGGTCGAATTCGATTCGGGGACGGACATGGGCGCGAAGAGGGATGAAGTCGAGTCGGCGGTCGGGCGCATTCAGACGTTCCCGGGCGCAGCCGAACGGCCCCAAATCCGGGAAATGACCAACGCCCAGAGCATGATGCGTCTCGTCCTCTACGGCGACGTTCCCGAGCGCTCGCTGAAAGAGCTCGCCTACCGTATCGAGGACGATCTCGCTTCGCTCCCGGACGTGTCCCAGGTCGAGACCAGCGGGGTTCGCAACTACGAAATCTCGATCGAGGTGCCGCTGCAGCGGCTGCGAGCCCTGGGGCTCACGCTGACCGATGTCGCCAGTACGATTCGCCGCGGTTCCCTGGACCTGTCCGCGGGCAGCATCAATACCGAGCGGTCCGAGGTGCGGGTTCGGACGCTCGGCCAGAGCTACGATCAGCAGGATTTCGAGAACATCGTCATCCTCGGCCGCGAAGACGGCACGGTGGTGCGCCTGGGTGACATCGCCGAGGTGCGCGACGGCTTCGAGGATTCCGGCTTGCTCGTCCGGCACGAGGGGCGCCCCGCCGTGTTCGTCGAAGTCTCGCGAGCCGACGGCGAGAGGGTGATGGACGTGGCGAGCGCTGTTCGTGACTACGTTGCGAACGAGTTGACCCCCGCGCTTCCCGACGGGGTGGGCATCAACATCTGGAGCGACGACTCTTCGATCTTCGTGGAGCGCGGCCTCCTTCTCCTCAAGAACGGAGCCTTGGGGCTGTTGCTGGTCTTGCTCGCGCTCGGCCTTTTTCTCGAAATCCGGCTGGCGTTTTGGGTCGCCGTCGGTCTCGGCGTTTCCGCGATCGGCGCCCTGGCCGCCATGATGATGTTCGACATCCCGCTCCATGAGGTGTCGCTGTTCGCTTTCGTGCTTGCCATCGGAATCGTCGTGGACGATGCGATCGTCGTGTCCGAGCACATTCACCTGGAACGAATGCGCGGCACGCCGGGGGTTGTTGCAGCGATCCGGGGTGCGCGACGCATCAAGGTGCCGCTGATCTTCGCGGTGCTGACGACCGTCGTGGCGTTCCTGCCGCTGCTCTTCATACCCGCGGGCTTCGGAGAGGTCTGGAAGGCACTGCCGATCGTCGTCATTGCCACGCTGTTGATCTCGCTGGCCGAATCGCTGCTGGTGCTGCCCAACCACCTCTCCCATCATGTGCACGGTCCGGATTGGGCGCCCACTACACGCGGGGAACGATTCGTTAACCGGATCCGGAGTCGTGTCGATTCCCTGTTGCACCGTTTTGTGCAGGGACCCCTGGACCGGGGAATCCAGTTCGCGACGGACTGGCCCGGGGTGACGGTCTCGGCGGCCGTTGCGCTGCTCGTCGTGAGCGTTTCCCTCATTCCGGCCGGTATCGTCCGGTCCACCTTTGCGACCGAGGTCGAAGGCGATTTCGCAATCGCCACTCTCGAAATGCCGGACGGAACGACCGCGCCGCAGACGTACGCCGTGGCGCAGGAACTCGAATCAGCCGGTCGCCGGGCCGTGGAGCGGCTTTCCGAAGGCCGGCCCGCGGATGCGCCTCCTCTGCTGTCCGGCGTTACGGTCGTCGTCGGTCAGCGTTCGCGGATCGAAACCGGGGGCCTCAACCCCTCGCCCACCCTGAACCCGGAAACCAACATCGCCACCATCGAGTTCAAGCTCCTGAGCGCGCAGCAGCGGCGCATCACTTCGGGAGAAGTCGTGCAGGCATGGCGCGAGGAGGTGGGTGTCCTGCCGCAGGTGCGCGCGGTCACCTTCATCAGCGAGATCTACACACTGGGGAACCCCGTCGAGGCCGCGCTGTCCCACCCGGATCCGGAACGCCTGACCGCGATGGCGAATTCCGCCGTCGCGGACCTCGGCGGAGTCGGAGGCGTCTTCGACATACGCTCTGATCACACTCCCGGTATCCCGGAAGTTCAGGTGGGATTGCTTCCCGATGCGCGCACCCTCGGCCTCACGCTTGACGATCTTGCCTGGCAGACGCGAGCCGCTTTCTTCGGCGCGGAAGCCGTCCGGGTGCAGCGAGGACGTGAAGAAGTTCGGGTTTACGTGCGGCTACCCGAGGAGCAGCGCAACTCGATTACCGACGTCGAGAGATATTGGCTCCGTACCCCAACCGGCGCCGACGTGCCGGTAAGCCGCGTGGCTTCGCTGAGTTCGGGCACATCGCCGCCGGCCATCCGGCGCCAGGATGGCCAGCGCATTGTCACGGTGACCGCCGATGTGGATGCCAGTGTGGTTTCCGCGGCGACCGCCAATGACATTCTGGAGAACACCATCCTGGCGGAACTCATCGACGAAAACCCGGAACTCACGTACACCTTCGGAGGTGAACAGCAGCAGCAACTCGACTCATTGGGCGGTCTCTATCGCGGATTCGCGATCGCGTTGCTCATGATCTTCGCGCTGCTGGCCATTCCGCTGCGCTCCTATACCAAACCGTTCATCATCATGGCCATCATCCCGTTTGGGTTCATCGGCGTGATCCTGGGTCACTGGGCCCTGGGGGTGGCGCTGAGCGCGGAGTCCTTTGTCGGGATATTCGGCCTCGCCGGCGTGGTGGTGAACGATTCCCTGGTGATGATCGATTTCACCGATCAGAAGCTCAGGGAGGACATTCCGGGACGAACCGCGATCATCGAGGGTGCGAAGGGACGCTTTCGCCCGATCATGCTGACTTCCCTGACGACCTTCCTCGGCTTCACCCCCCTGATTCTCGAGGACGCGATTCAGGCGCAGTTCTTTGTGCCCTTCTCCGCCTCGATCGGCTGCGGCATCCTCTTCACAACGGTGATCGTCATGTTCCTGGTACCCGCGCTTTCCTCGCTGCACCTGCGCCTGACCTCGACGCGGCAAGAACTGGCCCGCAACGCCTCCACTTGA
- a CDS encoding TonB-dependent receptor, with the protein MRSLQYRTRGRRRQACGVATVTVSLIFAVATTGAAQSLASVQGFVSDETGAFLPGVTVELVDLERGQRRMAVTNRQGLFVLRAIPGGRYDLVATLEGFRTTRRENIRLLVGQSLDVDLRLGLASVEETVLVVGETPLLEVGRAGVAGYVNEEEIANLPISGRDFVRFALLMPTVQVDARGRLSFSGQRAVNSGFTIDGADAKSAFFGFGRGGLAREGGGALVAQESVQEFQVVTSGYSAEAGRSGGGAMNVITKSGTNDLAGSVVLFGRDDQLAARLPRSPLDAARGVPADDLRYEVDEFRRYNWGASLGGPIRRDRTHFFVSYDQTAQNQPFLRHIRGRGQYDAVLGSFPELLAGYVPNDDGAAAADPHNGRTASGRFVRETDNLILFGKLNHRATDRHSLALRYNFTRYSRVSDFVGEESRRFVKSHSTVGELVSMVGRSGVNELRAQFAYDDFDRRSHLPDSALQAHFSIFYPSFGSFGKPWWLPVSNDEHKLEIQERFSYVSGNHELRAGFSLSHDALSEFFAGNADGNYDFDTLQDFAAGTPARAIIFFGIMENPNFEVSQQILGAYVQDSWSPSRSLTLQIGARWDGTLNPGGIEHVLPAGRRIPDDLDNFSPRAGVVWSPDSRSVVRASAGVFYARTPTLLFSTAHSDTGIYPRYGNAIVSPGDTGFVPLGSPIANDSPPAGLIPALSHFDPGFEDPRTIRVNVGYERELGGNLAASFDLLHARGDSLASNFDANVPAPTRDPFGRPVYAGKRINPAYGPILVRASPARSDYLALTAGLRRRFSDGVQFQAHYTWSRDRSNDDNERSGSLTLTDPTDPDYDWGLSIRDIPHRLVASGIFALPFDVTASAILTAQSGAPFTALDPAVGFHNHPGFAIGPHGAQTRAVVDGELAPVNGERNASWTNLDLRLTRHFQLAGARVEGLFEVFNLLNTGAFRVGHADQQEVFQNDGVTPNPEFGLAGVLVGAPRQAQLGLRIAF; encoded by the coding sequence TTGCGAAGTCTCCAATATCGTACGCGCGGTCGTCGTCGGCAGGCATGTGGGGTTGCCACGGTCACAGTTTCCCTCATCTTCGCCGTTGCCACGACGGGTGCCGCTCAGTCCCTCGCATCGGTCCAGGGGTTCGTGAGCGACGAAACCGGGGCCTTCCTTCCGGGGGTGACGGTCGAACTCGTGGACCTCGAGCGAGGCCAGCGCCGCATGGCGGTGACGAACCGGCAAGGCCTCTTCGTCCTCCGCGCGATTCCCGGCGGGCGGTACGACCTCGTCGCAACCCTGGAGGGATTCCGCACGACTCGCCGCGAAAATATCCGCCTCCTCGTCGGGCAGAGCCTCGACGTGGATCTGAGGCTCGGCCTCGCCTCGGTCGAGGAGACCGTCCTGGTCGTCGGCGAGACGCCGCTGCTTGAAGTGGGGCGCGCGGGCGTGGCCGGGTACGTGAACGAGGAAGAGATCGCCAATCTGCCGATCTCGGGCCGTGACTTCGTGCGGTTCGCCCTCCTGATGCCGACGGTGCAGGTGGACGCGCGCGGCAGGCTGTCGTTCAGCGGCCAGCGCGCAGTGAACTCGGGATTCACCATCGACGGCGCCGACGCGAAGAGCGCGTTCTTCGGCTTCGGGCGGGGCGGGCTGGCCAGGGAGGGCGGCGGCGCTCTGGTCGCGCAGGAATCCGTCCAGGAGTTCCAGGTGGTCACGAGCGGGTACTCGGCCGAAGCCGGCCGCTCGGGCGGCGGCGCCATGAACGTGATCACCAAGAGCGGCACCAACGACTTGGCTGGTTCCGTCGTTCTCTTCGGGCGCGACGATCAACTGGCGGCCCGGCTGCCGCGTTCGCCGCTCGACGCCGCCCGCGGCGTGCCCGCGGACGACTTGCGCTACGAGGTGGACGAGTTCCGCCGCTACAACTGGGGGGCCTCCCTCGGCGGGCCGATCCGGCGCGACCGCACCCACTTCTTCGTCTCTTACGATCAGACCGCCCAGAACCAGCCCTTCCTCAGGCACATCCGTGGACGCGGGCAGTACGACGCGGTCCTCGGGAGCTTCCCGGAGCTTCTGGCCGGTTACGTGCCGAACGACGACGGGGCCGCCGCCGCCGACCCCCACAACGGACGAACCGCGAGCGGACGATTCGTGCGGGAGACCGACAACCTGATTCTGTTCGGCAAGCTCAATCACCGGGCGACAGACCGGCACTCGCTCGCGTTGCGCTACAACTTCACCCGCTATTCGCGCGTGTCGGACTTCGTCGGCGAGGAATCACGGCGGTTCGTGAAGAGCCACTCCACGGTGGGCGAGCTCGTCTCGATGGTCGGACGGAGCGGCGTCAACGAGCTCCGCGCCCAGTTCGCCTACGACGACTTCGACCGTCGGTCGCACCTGCCCGACAGCGCGCTTCAGGCGCACTTCAGCATCTTCTATCCGTCGTTCGGATCCTTCGGCAAACCCTGGTGGCTGCCGGTCTCCAACGACGAGCACAAGCTCGAGATCCAGGAGCGGTTCTCCTATGTATCGGGGAACCACGAGCTGCGCGCGGGCTTCTCCCTGAGCCACGACGCCCTGAGCGAGTTCTTCGCGGGGAACGCCGACGGAAACTACGACTTCGACACGCTTCAGGACTTCGCTGCCGGCACGCCCGCGCGCGCCATCATCTTCTTCGGGATCATGGAGAACCCCAACTTCGAGGTGTCCCAGCAGATTCTCGGCGCCTACGTCCAGGACTCCTGGAGCCCGAGCCGGAGCCTCACGCTGCAGATCGGCGCCCGTTGGGACGGCACCCTGAACCCCGGCGGGATCGAGCACGTGCTGCCCGCGGGGCGACGCATCCCCGATGATCTCGACAACTTCTCACCCCGCGCCGGCGTGGTCTGGTCGCCCGACTCGCGGAGCGTCGTCCGGGCCTCGGCGGGGGTCTTTTACGCTCGCACGCCGACGCTGCTCTTTTCGACCGCCCACAGCGACACCGGCATCTATCCGCGCTACGGAAACGCGATCGTGTCGCCGGGAGACACGGGCTTCGTGCCCCTGGGTTCGCCGATCGCCAACGACAGCCCGCCGGCCGGCCTGATTCCCGCGCTGAGCCACTTCGATCCCGGCTTCGAGGATCCGCGCACGATCCGCGTCAACGTCGGGTACGAGCGCGAGCTCGGCGGCAACCTCGCCGCCTCGTTCGATCTGCTGCATGCGCGGGGCGACTCGCTCGCCTCGAACTTCGATGCGAACGTCCCGGCGCCGACACGCGACCCGTTCGGGCGGCCGGTATACGCCGGCAAGCGCATCAACCCGGCCTACGGGCCCATCCTGGTGCGCGCCTCACCGGCCCGCTCCGACTACCTGGCGCTCACCGCCGGCCTGCGTCGGCGTTTCAGCGACGGGGTCCAGTTCCAGGCTCACTACACGTGGTCGCGCGACCGCTCGAACGACGACAACGAACGCTCGGGGAGCCTGACGCTCACCGACCCCACGGATCCTGACTACGACTGGGGGCTCTCGATCCGCGACATCCCCCACCGCCTTGTGGCGAGCGGCATCTTCGCTCTGCCCTTCGACGTCACCGCGAGCGCGATTCTGACGGCCCAGTCGGGCGCTCCCTTTACCGCGCTCGATCCGGCGGTGGGCTTCCACAACCACCCCGGCTTCGCCATCGGTCCGCATGGGGCCCAGACCCGGGCGGTGGTCGACGGCGAGCTCGCGCCCGTGAACGGCGAGCGGAACGCGTCGTGGACCAACCTCGATCTGCGGCTGACCCGGCACTTTCAACTGGCCGGAGCGCGGGTGGAGGGGCTTTTCGAGGTTTTCAACCTCCTGAACACCGGCGCCTTCCGGGTCGGGCACGCCGACCAGCAAGAGGTCTTCCAGAACGACGGCGTGACCCCGAACCCGGAGTTCGGCCTTGCCGGCGTGCTCGTCGGCGCTCCGCGCCAGGCGCAGCTCGGCCTGCGCATCGCGTTCTGA
- a CDS encoding PQQ-binding-like beta-propeller repeat protein, translating to MREMGRCRVVLVCLATFLMLQADASAQSQDRAWEPITEERLLNPEDGDWMNYRRTYDVTGFSPLDQINRDNVGDLRMVWAWSVRDNSRWVPTPIVANGLMYVSEGSGRVIAFDAVSGDVAWMHTRSYPEDIEKSQALGRHRGVSVYGDTIYWGTADAALVALDALTGEQRWEVSTGDYTSGLGHSHPALIADGKVVLGFAGGDRSGRGVVVAHDAETGEHIWTTYTVPAPGEPGYETWTEREIPPLGGLTWNTISYDPELRLVYLGTGQPTPWASTLRGPGDALYTNCILALDLDTGEIEWYFQVVPSDNWDMDATHESMLVDLVINGVEHKALIETSKIGWGIVLDRETGRFINAFRTGYDNIITGWTDTGSPIFNPEQIPTLDDVDSDRIFEVCPHFHGARNLNSPSFSPETGLYYTGINNSCMDVTFVSEEYQPGRIYRGMGSRVKMVPGYDYIGEFVAFNPVSGERAWEYRPESGAPMTASALATAGGIVFGGTADRRFFALDADNGDLLWETRLNGDISGAPVTFEINGRQYLAVGAGGRIGQTTSYARLTDITLPQGSGVVWVFALPEE from the coding sequence ATGCGAGAGATGGGACGCTGCCGAGTAGTGCTGGTGTGCCTGGCCACCTTCCTGATGCTCCAGGCCGACGCGAGCGCGCAGTCGCAGGATCGGGCCTGGGAGCCGATCACCGAGGAGCGGCTGCTCAACCCGGAGGACGGGGACTGGATGAACTACCGGCGGACCTACGACGTGACGGGGTTCAGTCCGCTCGATCAGATCAACCGCGACAACGTCGGCGACCTGCGCATGGTCTGGGCCTGGTCGGTACGGGACAACAGCCGCTGGGTGCCGACGCCGATCGTGGCCAACGGGCTGATGTATGTCTCCGAGGGGAGCGGCCGCGTGATCGCCTTCGACGCGGTCTCGGGCGACGTGGCCTGGATGCACACGCGGAGCTACCCGGAGGACATAGAGAAGTCGCAGGCGCTCGGCCGGCATCGCGGCGTCTCGGTTTACGGCGACACCATCTACTGGGGGACCGCCGACGCCGCGCTGGTCGCGCTGGATGCCCTGACCGGCGAACAGCGCTGGGAGGTGAGCACCGGTGACTACACGAGCGGCCTCGGGCACAGCCACCCCGCCTTGATCGCTGACGGAAAGGTGGTGCTGGGCTTCGCGGGGGGTGATCGGAGCGGACGCGGAGTGGTCGTGGCCCACGATGCGGAGACCGGCGAACACATCTGGACCACGTACACCGTGCCGGCTCCGGGAGAGCCGGGCTACGAGACCTGGACCGAGCGCGAGATTCCGCCGCTCGGCGGGCTGACCTGGAACACGATCAGCTACGACCCGGAGCTCCGCCTGGTTTATCTGGGCACGGGGCAGCCGACGCCGTGGGCGTCCACCCTGCGGGGACCCGGCGACGCGCTCTATACCAACTGCATCCTGGCCCTCGACCTCGACACCGGCGAGATCGAGTGGTACTTCCAGGTCGTGCCGTCCGACAACTGGGACATGGATGCGACGCACGAAAGCATGTTGGTCGATCTGGTCATCAACGGCGTCGAGCACAAGGCGCTGATCGAGACCAGCAAGATCGGTTGGGGTATCGTCCTCGACCGCGAGACCGGCCGCTTCATCAACGCGTTCCGGACCGGCTACGACAACATCATCACCGGTTGGACCGACACCGGCAGCCCGATCTTCAATCCGGAGCAGATACCGACCCTGGACGACGTCGATTCGGACCGGATATTCGAGGTGTGCCCCCACTTCCATGGCGCGCGGAACCTGAATTCTCCGAGTTTCAGCCCCGAGACTGGCCTCTATTACACCGGCATCAACAACAGTTGCATGGACGTGACGTTTGTCTCGGAGGAGTACCAACCGGGGCGCATCTATCGGGGCATGGGGAGCCGAGTCAAGATGGTTCCCGGCTACGACTACATCGGGGAGTTCGTCGCGTTCAATCCGGTCTCCGGTGAGCGGGCGTGGGAGTACCGGCCGGAAAGCGGAGCGCCGATGACCGCGTCGGCGCTTGCGACCGCCGGCGGCATCGTCTTCGGCGGTACCGCGGACCGCCGGTTCTTCGCACTCGACGCCGACAACGGCGACCTGCTCTGGGAAACGCGCCTCAACGGCGACATCTCCGGCGCGCCGGTCACCTTCGAGATCAACGGCCGCCAGTACCTTGCAGTCGGCGCCGGCGGCCGGATCGGTCAGACTACTTCCTACGCCCGGCTCACCGACATCACGCTCCCGCAGGGGAGCGGCGTCGTCTGGGTGTTCGCGCTGCCGGAGGAGTAG
- a CDS encoding cytochrome P450, which produces MSAPPQFPIRIAEELILLMLDEQSGYLETAPDWNFQCVMAGAVLADLALEDRIDTDQERLYLVDPTPTGDSLLDPALKDVAESGEESDAQFWVERGSRHADEIVATALDRLVERNILTHASGGFWGLSRSVARSGVFPTEAVETREESKTRILNVILNNEIPDPRDGILVALMHTCGGFKLLLEEDDYRECLDRIELVAKLDLIGRTVASAVEDSTAKPKTRRVLQTKPIPRLGFVDMLRQRDFLSGNIPKAMYGIYRDHGPVVRMPFKIRGAPVVALMGSDANHWINRHGRFYFRSKDYIEGLERAFGASRSMPGMDGAEHYRMRKSLQSAYSRATLASRLPELIDNCRKSLSRWKEGDVFRGTEDFQNHISSQISHLTMGVDCSHYVDELLAFEHRALVTRIQGALPDFMLSTPRMKRYGKHVNRLQEAILESHTPAQRKGKPRDIADALLELHKSDPQFLPETDLTFPFVAAMVASIYLGSGLAFTIYNMARHPDVYARVRSEAESLFGNGREPEDGDFNHDSIDVTVRLCMESSRMYPVIPWQLRTVMNECIVSGYEIPTKTMALICQTAPHYDDDLYPEPSKFDIDRYLPERAEHLQPGAYAPYGLGTHMCLGHRWVELQMAVNVLLIAHHLQLEVVPANYSMGINPFPTLAPNKKLKFRVAQIPNPV; this is translated from the coding sequence ATGAGCGCGCCCCCACAGTTCCCGATACGCATCGCCGAGGAGTTGATCCTCCTGATGCTGGACGAGCAAAGCGGCTATCTGGAAACCGCTCCGGACTGGAACTTCCAGTGCGTCATGGCCGGCGCGGTGCTCGCCGACCTGGCGCTGGAAGACCGCATCGACACCGATCAGGAACGACTGTATCTGGTGGATCCCACGCCCACGGGGGACAGCCTGCTCGATCCGGCGCTCAAGGACGTCGCCGAATCCGGCGAGGAATCGGACGCACAGTTCTGGGTCGAACGCGGCTCGCGCCACGCCGACGAAATCGTCGCAACCGCGCTGGACCGCCTGGTGGAGCGAAACATCCTCACTCACGCGAGCGGCGGATTCTGGGGGCTCTCGCGCTCCGTCGCCCGCTCGGGAGTCTTTCCCACCGAGGCGGTCGAGACTCGCGAGGAGTCCAAGACGAGAATCCTGAACGTCATCCTGAACAACGAGATCCCCGACCCACGCGACGGGATCCTCGTAGCCTTGATGCACACGTGCGGCGGTTTCAAGCTGTTGCTTGAAGAAGATGACTACCGGGAGTGCCTCGACCGGATCGAACTGGTCGCCAAGCTGGACCTCATCGGGCGCACGGTTGCCAGCGCCGTGGAGGACAGCACCGCCAAGCCGAAGACTCGTCGCGTTCTGCAGACCAAACCCATCCCGCGTCTCGGATTCGTCGACATGCTGCGGCAACGCGATTTCCTCTCGGGCAATATTCCGAAGGCGATGTACGGCATCTACCGAGACCATGGACCGGTCGTCAGAATGCCCTTCAAGATCCGGGGCGCGCCGGTGGTCGCCTTGATGGGTTCGGATGCCAATCATTGGATTAACAGGCACGGGCGGTTCTACTTCCGTTCCAAGGACTACATCGAAGGGCTGGAGAGGGCATTCGGCGCCTCCCGGAGCATGCCGGGGATGGATGGCGCAGAACACTATCGAATGCGCAAATCGCTCCAGAGTGCGTATTCCCGCGCCACGTTGGCGTCGCGGTTGCCGGAGCTGATAGACAACTGCCGGAAATCACTCAGTCGGTGGAAGGAAGGGGACGTCTTCCGCGGCACCGAGGACTTTCAAAACCACATCAGCAGCCAGATCTCCCATCTCACGATGGGAGTGGATTGCAGCCACTATGTTGACGAACTGTTGGCTTTTGAACACCGCGCGCTGGTGACGCGGATCCAGGGCGCTTTGCCGGATTTCATGCTGTCCACGCCGAGGATGAAACGCTACGGGAAGCATGTCAATAGGCTCCAGGAGGCGATTCTGGAATCGCACACGCCGGCCCAACGCAAGGGAAAGCCGCGGGACATAGCGGACGCGCTCCTCGAACTCCACAAGAGCGATCCACAGTTTCTTCCTGAAACCGACCTCACGTTTCCGTTCGTGGCGGCCATGGTTGCCAGCATCTATCTCGGCAGTGGATTGGCCTTCACCATATACAACATGGCTCGTCACCCGGACGTGTATGCAAGAGTTCGGAGCGAAGCCGAGTCGCTCTTCGGGAACGGTCGTGAACCGGAGGACGGCGATTTCAATCACGACAGCATCGACGTCACGGTTCGTCTCTGCATGGAGTCCTCGCGTATGTACCCCGTGATTCCCTGGCAGTTGAGAACGGTCATGAACGAGTGCATCGTCAGCGGCTACGAGATCCCGACGAAGACGATGGCGTTGATTTGCCAGACGGCGCCGCACTACGACGACGATCTGTACCCGGAACCGTCGAAGTTCGACATAGATCGGTACCTGCCAGAGCGAGCCGAACACTTGCAGCCGGGCGCTTACGCTCCCTACGGCCTGGGTACGCACATGTGCCTCGGCCATCGGTGGGTGGAACTGCAGATGGCTGTGAATGTCCTGCTCATCGCCCATCACCTGCAGCTCGAAGTGGTGCCCGCCAATTACAGCATGGGAATCAACCCGTTCCCGACCCTGGCCCCCAACAAGAAACTGAAGTTCCGCGTCGCCCAGATTCCGAATCCCGTGTGA